From Sphingomonas hengshuiensis, one genomic window encodes:
- a CDS encoding SapC family protein, with amino-acid sequence MASAPQQGLPLFYNQIEPLSSQVHGDYRARTFDKASFLVDQHAVPVTVEEFPMVQRFMPIVFSVGDEPVPLALMGLNEGVNVFFDSEGTLTEPNFYVPAYVRRYPYLLARLRPDSDELSLCFDPTSNVIGAFEDGEPLFDNGQPSELTKNILQFNESFEQAGARTGAFMKDLKDLGLLIDGEVSIQPDGAEQPFIYRGFLMVDEAKLNELRGDQLRKITQNGMLPLIYAHLFSLALMRDIFGRQMRLGKVPQPQPQLV; translated from the coding sequence ATGGCCAGCGCGCCACAGCAGGGACTTCCGTTATTCTATAACCAGATCGAGCCGCTTTCGAGCCAGGTGCATGGCGATTATCGCGCCCGCACCTTCGACAAGGCATCGTTCCTGGTCGACCAGCACGCCGTGCCGGTCACCGTCGAGGAATTCCCGATGGTGCAGCGCTTCATGCCGATCGTCTTCTCGGTGGGCGACGAGCCGGTGCCGCTGGCGCTGATGGGGCTGAACGAGGGCGTCAACGTGTTCTTCGATTCGGAAGGCACGCTGACCGAGCCCAATTTCTACGTCCCCGCCTATGTCCGCCGCTATCCGTATCTGCTGGCGCGGCTGCGTCCGGACAGCGACGAGCTGTCGCTGTGCTTCGATCCGACGTCGAACGTGATCGGTGCGTTCGAAGACGGCGAGCCGCTGTTCGACAATGGCCAGCCGAGCGAGCTGACCAAGAACATCCTCCAGTTCAACGAATCGTTCGAACAGGCGGGCGCGCGCACCGGCGCGTTCATGAAGGACCTGAAGGATCTGGGCCTGCTGATCGACGGCGAAGTCTCGATCCAGCCCGATGGCGCGGAACAGCCCTTCATCTATCGCGGCTTCCTGATGGTGGACGAAGCCAAGCTCAACGAGCTGCGCGGCGACCAGCTGCGCAAGATCACGCAGAACGGGATGCTGCCGCTGATCTACGCCCACCTGTTCTCGCTGGCGCTGATGCGCGACATCTTCGGGCGCCAGATGCGCCTGGGCAAGGTGCCGCAGCCGCAGCCGCAGCTCGTCTAA
- a CDS encoding FAD-binding oxidoreductase, with the protein MTPAQTNLVDTLRQRFGPKVVTTDAEDIAPWLTDWRGRYRGAAPALLSPGSTEEVAAIVALAAAAGVPIVPQGGNTGMVGGATPPIDGSALLLSTRRMNRIRSMLPQSNLAVAEAGVILSNLHAAAGEVGRRFPLSLGAKGSATIGGLVSTNAGGVQVLRFGTMRSLVAGVEAVLPDGSVHDGLVPLKKDNRGYDLTQLLIGAEGTLGIVTAATLRLYPAIVQRAAAWVGVESPHRALELLRMLEAQTDTIESFEVIPAETLGHVLAHVPGTRSPLDGAHAWHVLIESVATDPAAEAPGALLERLLMPAFEAGLAEDAVISASEAQVEAFWNLRDSISGAERALGPAMQHDISVPVDDMPRFLIEGAAATERAFPGTHASGFGHLGDGNVHFHVRAPDGADAESWYAGEGHAISSFVYDMVVAAGGSISAEHGIGQMKRDELERLSAPSRIAALRAIKGAFDPHNILNPGKLVSLAPGPRTP; encoded by the coding sequence ATGACCCCTGCCCAGACCAACCTCGTCGACACGCTGCGCCAACGCTTCGGACCCAAGGTCGTCACGACCGATGCCGAGGATATCGCCCCCTGGCTGACCGATTGGCGCGGGCGCTATCGCGGCGCGGCGCCGGCTTTGCTCTCGCCGGGGTCCACCGAGGAGGTTGCGGCGATCGTCGCGCTGGCGGCGGCGGCGGGGGTGCCGATCGTGCCGCAGGGGGGCAATACCGGGATGGTCGGCGGTGCGACGCCGCCGATCGACGGTTCCGCGCTGCTGCTGTCGACTCGGCGGATGAACCGCATCCGGTCGATGCTGCCGCAAAGCAATCTGGCGGTCGCGGAGGCCGGGGTGATCCTGTCCAATTTGCATGCCGCTGCGGGCGAGGTGGGGCGTCGCTTCCCGCTGAGCCTGGGCGCCAAGGGAAGCGCGACGATCGGCGGGCTGGTGTCGACCAACGCCGGGGGCGTGCAGGTGCTCCGCTTCGGGACGATGCGCAGCCTGGTGGCGGGGGTCGAGGCGGTGCTGCCCGATGGATCGGTGCATGACGGACTGGTGCCGCTCAAGAAGGACAATCGCGGCTATGACCTTACCCAGTTACTGATCGGGGCCGAGGGGACGCTCGGGATCGTCACCGCGGCGACGCTGCGGCTCTACCCGGCGATCGTCCAGCGTGCCGCCGCCTGGGTGGGCGTCGAAAGCCCGCACCGCGCGCTGGAGTTGCTGCGGATGCTGGAGGCACAGACCGACACGATCGAGAGCTTCGAAGTCATCCCGGCGGAGACATTGGGGCATGTCCTGGCGCATGTGCCGGGGACAAGGTCGCCGCTGGACGGGGCGCATGCGTGGCATGTGCTGATCGAATCGGTCGCGACCGATCCGGCGGCGGAGGCGCCGGGGGCGTTGCTCGAACGGCTGCTGATGCCTGCGTTCGAGGCTGGCCTCGCCGAGGATGCGGTGATTTCGGCGAGCGAGGCGCAGGTCGAGGCGTTCTGGAACCTGCGCGATTCGATCTCCGGCGCCGAACGCGCGCTGGGGCCGGCGATGCAGCATGATATTTCGGTGCCGGTGGACGACATGCCGCGCTTCCTGATCGAAGGTGCTGCGGCGACCGAACGCGCCTTTCCCGGCACCCATGCCAGCGGCTTCGGCCATCTCGGCGATGGCAATGTCCATTTCCACGTCCGCGCGCCCGACGGCGCCGATGCCGAAAGCTGGTATGCCGGCGAAGGCCATGCGATCAGCAGCTTCGTCTATGACATGGTGGTCGCGGCGGGGGGATCGATCTCCGCCGAACACGGCATCGGCCAGATGAAGCGCGATGAGCTGGAGCGGCTGAGCGCGCCGTCGCGCATCGCCGCGCTGCGCGCGATCAAGGGCGCATTCGATCCGCACAACATCCTCAATCCGGGCAAGCTCGTCAGCCTTGCGCCGGGGCCGCGCACGCCATAG